A region from the Rufibacter sp. DG15C genome encodes:
- a CDS encoding LutB/LldF family L-lactate oxidation iron-sulfur protein yields MSTKLKQFLLDSEAKAFDLDHRQKIRFNIGKYNAAVHNGMQAYEHHELARERASFIKTQTINNLDKYLVEFENNFTKRGGKVIWAQNDEEALREIGAIMKRKRAKSVVKSKSMITEEIHMNEFLEKNGIETVETDLGEYIVQLAEQRPYHIVTPAMHMSKKDISELFTKKLGIPLTDDAQELVATARKLLRDKYTSAEVGVTGANFILADIGGIALTENEGNARLSTTFPKTHIAIVGIEKMLPSVHDLDLFWPLLSTSGTGQNVTIYNTILTGPRQPTEKDGPEEMYVILLDNGRTNLLAQPEQREALNCIRCGACLNVCPVYKNIGGHTYETTYSGPIGSVITPHLAGMEENKHLSFASSLCGACTSVCPVKINLHNLLLLNRKQSVDEGLVDKNEKLAFKFWVRGMKSRTLLNLAPASVKNFVLRHVQKDTWSKRREPLLAAPKSFNEMWRKQRG; encoded by the coding sequence TTGAGCACTAAACTAAAACAGTTTTTGCTGGACTCAGAGGCCAAGGCTTTTGACCTGGACCACCGGCAGAAGATTCGTTTCAATATTGGCAAGTACAACGCGGCCGTGCACAACGGCATGCAGGCCTATGAGCACCATGAGTTGGCCCGGGAGCGCGCGTCCTTCATCAAGACCCAGACCATCAACAACCTGGACAAGTACCTGGTGGAGTTTGAGAACAACTTTACCAAGCGCGGCGGCAAGGTCATCTGGGCCCAGAATGATGAAGAAGCCCTGCGCGAGATTGGCGCCATCATGAAACGCAAGCGTGCCAAATCGGTGGTGAAGTCAAAGTCCATGATCACCGAGGAGATTCACATGAATGAGTTTCTGGAGAAGAATGGCATTGAGACCGTAGAGACCGACCTGGGCGAATACATTGTGCAACTGGCCGAGCAGCGCCCCTACCACATTGTGACGCCCGCCATGCACATGTCCAAGAAAGACATCTCTGAGCTGTTCACCAAGAAACTGGGCATTCCTTTGACGGATGATGCCCAAGAACTAGTGGCTACCGCCCGAAAGCTGTTGCGCGACAAATACACCAGCGCAGAAGTGGGCGTGACTGGCGCAAACTTCATTCTGGCAGACATTGGCGGCATTGCACTCACAGAGAATGAAGGCAATGCACGTCTGTCTACTACCTTCCCCAAGACGCACATAGCAATTGTGGGGATTGAGAAGATGCTGCCGTCTGTGCATGACCTAGACTTGTTCTGGCCTTTGCTCAGCACCAGCGGTACCGGCCAGAACGTGACCATCTATAACACCATCTTGACCGGCCCGCGCCAGCCCACCGAGAAAGACGGCCCCGAGGAGATGTACGTCATCCTGCTAGACAACGGCCGCACCAACCTATTGGCCCAGCCAGAACAGCGTGAGGCCTTGAATTGCATCCGGTGCGGCGCCTGTTTGAACGTGTGCCCCGTGTACAAGAACATTGGGGGCCATACCTATGAAACCACCTACAGCGGCCCTATTGGATCGGTGATTACGCCGCACTTGGCGGGCATGGAAGAAAACAAGCACTTGAGTTTTGCCAGTTCGCTCTGCGGCGCCTGCACCAGCGTATGCCCGGTGAAAATCAACCTGCACAACCTGCTCTTATTGAACCGCAAACAAAGCGTGGACGAAGGCCTGGTGGATAAGAATGAAAAGCTGGCCTTTAAGTTCTGGGTACGTGGCATGAAGAGCCGCACCCTCCTTAATCTGGCGCCCGCCTCGGTCAAGAACTTTGTGTTGCGCCATGTCCAGAAGGACACTTGGAGTAAACGCCGGGAGCCCCTTCTGGCTGCGCCGAAGTCGTTTAATGAGATGTGGCGAAAGCAACGAGGATAA
- a CDS encoding M28 family peptidase encodes MKKHLYTLGMAAAFLSACSTSQTPAASGADAVSTAAKAVGAIAADPTKYASTITAADLEKHLRILASDSLEGRETGRRGQKMAADYISKHFRNIGLTGPVKTGANPYYQTFDLEESSWGEGYMTIAGKKYTMGKDFFVLGASPFQAEETAQVVFAGYGIDDPAYSDYTNLDVTGKVVVVLAGEPKKADGTYMISGTDKMGTWSQDPRTKAAAATKKGAKAVLLVTGTTDEEFQKMTGRYANALTRPSIGFGATATQPRAALMMVSPTMASALLNTKTTNLTAYGASVAKAGKPVASTFKPATGVKVKTERKRQPLPTENVLGYLEGSDLKDELIVISSHYDHEGIKDGVVYNGANDDGSGTVAVMELAQAFAEAKKAGAGPRRSILFLTVTGEEKGLLGSEYYTDHPVFPLANTVADLNIDMIGRHDKEHEGKPDYIYVIGSDKLSSELHAISENVNKTYSNLELDYTFNDPNDPNRFYYRSDHYNFAKHRIPIAFYFNGVHDDYHQPTDDVEKINFPSAEKVSRLVFHTAWELANRTERIKVDSNKK; translated from the coding sequence ATGAAAAAGCATTTGTATACCCTGGGCATGGCCGCCGCCTTTTTGTCGGCGTGTTCAACGTCCCAGACCCCGGCTGCATCTGGCGCAGACGCGGTGAGCACGGCCGCTAAGGCGGTAGGCGCCATTGCCGCAGACCCAACCAAGTACGCCAGCACTATCACCGCAGCAGACCTTGAGAAACACCTGCGCATCCTAGCCTCAGATTCACTGGAAGGTCGTGAAACGGGTCGTCGTGGGCAGAAGATGGCTGCTGATTATATCTCTAAGCACTTCCGGAACATTGGCTTAACAGGTCCAGTGAAAACTGGTGCTAATCCATATTATCAAACCTTTGACCTGGAAGAAAGCTCATGGGGCGAAGGCTACATGACCATTGCTGGCAAGAAATACACCATGGGCAAAGACTTCTTTGTGCTGGGCGCTTCGCCGTTCCAGGCAGAAGAGACCGCGCAAGTGGTATTTGCGGGCTACGGTATTGACGACCCGGCCTACTCAGACTACACCAACCTGGACGTGACCGGCAAAGTAGTGGTGGTCCTGGCCGGTGAGCCTAAGAAAGCCGATGGTACTTATATGATCAGTGGCACTGACAAGATGGGCACCTGGAGCCAAGACCCACGTACCAAAGCTGCCGCAGCCACTAAAAAAGGCGCCAAAGCAGTACTGCTGGTAACGGGCACCACAGATGAGGAATTCCAAAAAATGACCGGCCGTTACGCCAACGCCTTGACGCGCCCGTCCATCGGGTTTGGCGCTACAGCTACTCAGCCACGTGCCGCCTTGATGATGGTGTCGCCTACCATGGCTTCAGCGTTGTTGAACACCAAAACCACTAATTTAACTGCCTACGGCGCTAGCGTAGCCAAAGCCGGCAAGCCGGTGGCCTCTACGTTTAAGCCCGCCACTGGCGTGAAAGTAAAGACCGAGCGCAAGCGCCAGCCGTTGCCAACTGAAAACGTATTGGGCTATCTGGAAGGCTCTGACCTGAAAGACGAACTGATTGTGATCAGCTCGCACTATGACCATGAAGGCATCAAAGACGGCGTGGTATACAATGGCGCCAATGATGATGGTTCTGGTACCGTAGCCGTGATGGAACTGGCCCAAGCCTTCGCCGAGGCTAAGAAAGCCGGAGCCGGACCACGTCGTAGCATTTTGTTCTTGACCGTAACCGGCGAGGAAAAAGGCCTGTTAGGTTCTGAGTACTACACAGATCATCCTGTGTTCCCGTTGGCCAACACCGTGGCTGACTTGAACATTGACATGATTGGCCGTCATGACAAAGAGCACGAAGGCAAGCCAGACTATATCTACGTGATTGGCTCTGACAAGCTTTCTTCTGAGCTGCACGCCATCTCTGAGAATGTCAACAAGACGTACTCTAACCTAGAGTTGGACTACACCTTCAACGACCCTAATGACCCGAACCGTTTCTACTACCGTTCAGACCATTATAACTTCGCCAAGCACCGTATTCCAATCGCGTTCTACTTCAACGGCGTGCATGATGACTACCACCAGCCAACCGATGACGTGGAGAAAATCAACTTCCCGTCTGCTGAAAAAGTAAGCCGTTTGGTATTCCACACCGCTTGGGAACTGGCCAACCGCACCGAGCGCATCAAAGTAGACAGCAATAAGAAATAA
- the ytxJ gene encoding bacillithiol system redox-active protein YtxJ has protein sequence MEWNSLTSQEQLAQIREESKTQPVVIFKHSTTCSISATAKSRLERQWGDSGLAQVKPYYLDLLSYRPISNQIAEEFSVRHESPQLLLIKDGQVQYHGSHLGINLQEVKKHSA, from the coding sequence ATGGAATGGAATTCATTGACCAGCCAAGAACAGCTGGCCCAGATAAGAGAAGAGTCTAAAACACAACCAGTAGTTATTTTCAAGCATAGTACTACTTGTTCCATTAGTGCCACGGCCAAAAGCCGGCTGGAGCGCCAGTGGGGTGACAGTGGGTTAGCCCAGGTGAAACCGTATTACCTGGATTTGTTAAGCTATAGACCTATCTCTAACCAGATAGCAGAAGAGTTTAGCGTGCGTCATGAGTCCCCGCAGTTGCTGTTGATTAAAGACGGGCAGGTGCAGTACCATGGTTCTCATTTAGGCATTAACCTGCAAGAAGTTAAGAAACATTCAGCGTAG
- the ispF gene encoding 2-C-methyl-D-erythritol 2,4-cyclodiphosphate synthase, with the protein MSFHIRTGFGYDVHQLQEGLDFWLGGIKIPHTHGALGHSDADVLIHVICDALLGAANLRDIGYHFSDKDPKYKGIDSKILLREVMVLLREKGYEVGNIDSTVCLQEPKVNPHIPGMKTCLAEVMGIPEDDISIKATTTEQLGFVGKKEGVAAYATVLIHRVAN; encoded by the coding sequence ATGAGTTTTCACATAAGAACCGGCTTCGGCTATGACGTGCACCAATTACAGGAAGGACTGGACTTTTGGCTGGGCGGCATCAAAATCCCGCACACGCACGGTGCCCTGGGCCACTCAGACGCAGACGTCCTCATTCACGTCATTTGTGATGCCCTGCTAGGAGCCGCCAACCTGCGTGACATTGGCTACCATTTCTCAGACAAAGACCCCAAATACAAAGGCATTGACAGCAAGATTCTGTTGCGCGAGGTGATGGTGTTGCTGAGAGAGAAGGGTTATGAAGTAGGCAACATTGACTCCACCGTCTGCTTGCAAGAGCCAAAGGTAAACCCGCACATCCCTGGTATGAAAACCTGCCTGGCCGAGGTGATGGGCATTCCGGAGGACGATATTTCCATTAAAGCCACCACCACGGAGCAATTAGGATTTGTGGGTAAGAAGGAAGGCGTAGCCGCCTATGCCACGGTATTGATTCATAGAGTAGCCAATTAA
- the lipA gene encoding lipoyl synthase, with protein MIALPVIQPAEAQTKNRKPDWLRVKLPVGKEYAKVRQLVDTYKLHTICESGNCPNMGECWGAGTATFMILGNVCTRSCSFCAVATGRPNEYDLDEPRRVAEAIQLMGVKHAVITSVNRDELKDRGASVWHETIVQIKKLSPETTIETLIPDVKANWEALEVMISAGQEVVSHNVETVQSLYRRVRPQAKYERSLEQLRRIKEYGKRSKTGIMLGLGETQEEVYQAMDDLAAVGLDILTLGQYLQPTKMHLEVAEFIHPDLFAHYKEEGLRRGIKYVESGPLVRSSYHAERHVHV; from the coding sequence TTGATTGCATTGCCCGTTATACAACCGGCAGAAGCTCAGACAAAAAACCGCAAACCAGACTGGCTTCGTGTAAAACTGCCCGTGGGCAAAGAATACGCGAAAGTGCGCCAACTGGTAGATACCTATAAACTGCATACCATCTGTGAGAGCGGCAACTGTCCTAACATGGGCGAGTGCTGGGGAGCCGGCACGGCCACGTTCATGATCTTGGGCAATGTGTGTACCCGTTCCTGTTCTTTCTGCGCGGTGGCCACGGGTCGTCCCAATGAGTATGACTTGGATGAGCCGCGCCGCGTGGCCGAGGCCATTCAACTTATGGGCGTAAAGCATGCCGTGATCACCTCTGTGAACCGTGACGAGTTGAAAGACCGCGGCGCCAGCGTGTGGCATGAGACTATTGTGCAAATCAAGAAGCTTTCGCCAGAGACTACCATTGAGACCCTTATTCCAGACGTGAAAGCAAACTGGGAGGCCTTGGAGGTGATGATCTCAGCGGGACAGGAAGTAGTTTCCCATAACGTGGAGACCGTGCAGAGCTTGTACCGCCGGGTGCGTCCGCAAGCCAAGTATGAGCGAAGCCTGGAGCAGTTGCGCCGCATCAAGGAATACGGCAAGCGTTCCAAGACCGGGATCATGTTGGGTCTAGGCGAAACCCAGGAAGAAGTCTACCAAGCCATGGATGACTTGGCCGCTGTTGGGCTGGATATCTTGACGCTGGGCCAATACCTGCAGCCTACCAAGATGCACTTAGAGGTAGCCGAGTTCATCCACCCGGATTTGTTTGCGCATTATAAGGAAGAAGGCCTTAGACGGGGCATCAAGTATGTAGAGTCCGGGCCGCTGGTTCGTTCTTCTTACCACGCAGAGCGTCACGTGCACGTATAA
- a CDS encoding pitrilysin family protein → MIQFKEFTLDNGLQCLVHEDPTTPLAVLNVLYNVGSRDEVETHTGFAHLFEHLMFSGSVNIPSYDEPLQQAGGENNAFTSPDITNYYLTVPAQNIETGFWLESDRMLDLAFSENGLEVQRKVVVEEFKQNYLNQPYGDIWLKLRPLAYQHHPYKWATIGKEISHIENAVMDDVRAFFKKHYSPANAILVVAGNITFERAKELTEKWFGPIPGGVKYERNLPLEPRQTEARLLEMEADVPLTALYKAYHMPGRTSPHYHAADLLSDILGNGNSSRLYNELVKEQKLLNSIGAFVTGSLEPGLLIIQGKLNVGVDPYQANAAVEEIVAQVRAHHVAEDELQKVKNKAETSIVFSEIELLNRAMNLAYGKLMGNPNYVNEEASRVQSVTAEDLYQQAQEVLRPENCSTLIYKAAPSAATLSELEEAMAEE, encoded by the coding sequence ATGATTCAATTCAAAGAATTTACCTTAGATAACGGTCTTCAGTGCCTGGTGCATGAGGACCCTACCACGCCACTGGCGGTTTTAAACGTGTTGTACAACGTAGGCTCCCGGGACGAAGTGGAAACCCACACTGGGTTTGCGCACTTGTTTGAGCACCTCATGTTCAGTGGCTCGGTGAACATTCCCAGCTACGACGAGCCCCTGCAACAGGCCGGCGGCGAGAACAACGCCTTCACCAGTCCAGACATTACCAATTACTATTTGACGGTACCGGCCCAGAACATAGAGACCGGTTTCTGGCTGGAGTCTGACCGCATGCTGGACCTGGCCTTCAGTGAGAACGGCTTAGAGGTACAGCGCAAAGTGGTAGTAGAGGAATTCAAGCAGAACTACTTAAACCAACCGTACGGCGACATTTGGTTGAAGCTTCGTCCGTTGGCCTACCAGCACCACCCTTACAAATGGGCGACCATCGGCAAGGAAATCAGTCACATTGAGAACGCCGTGATGGATGACGTGCGTGCCTTTTTCAAAAAGCACTACTCGCCGGCCAACGCCATTCTGGTGGTGGCCGGCAACATCACGTTTGAACGCGCGAAGGAGTTGACGGAAAAATGGTTCGGACCGATACCGGGAGGCGTGAAGTATGAGCGTAACCTGCCCCTAGAGCCGCGCCAGACCGAAGCCCGCCTGTTAGAAATGGAAGCCGATGTGCCCTTGACCGCGCTTTACAAAGCCTACCACATGCCCGGCCGCACCAGCCCGCATTACCACGCCGCCGATTTACTAAGCGACATTTTGGGCAACGGCAACTCGTCCAGGCTCTATAATGAGCTGGTGAAAGAGCAGAAGCTGCTCAACTCCATCGGGGCGTTTGTAACGGGCTCTCTGGAACCCGGCCTGCTCATCATCCAAGGCAAATTGAACGTGGGCGTAGACCCATACCAGGCCAATGCCGCGGTAGAGGAAATTGTAGCCCAGGTACGCGCCCACCACGTAGCTGAGGACGAGTTGCAGAAAGTCAAAAACAAGGCCGAGACCTCTATTGTCTTCTCTGAGATTGAGCTCCTGAACCGCGCCATGAACCTGGCCTACGGCAAACTGATGGGCAACCCCAACTACGTCAACGAGGAAGCCAGCCGTGTCCAGTCCGTCACCGCCGAAGACCTCTACCAACAGGCCCAGGAAGTCCTCAGACCAGAGAACTGCTCTACCTTAATTTATAAAGCCGCTCCCAGCGCCGCCACCTTGTCTGAGCTGGAAGAAGCCATGGCAGAGGAGTAA
- a CDS encoding thiamine pyrophosphate-dependent enzyme, which produces MNFNRKDYTDDDLLMLYRGILKPRMIEEKMLILLRQGKVSKWFSGIGQEAISVGSTLALEPDEYILPLHRNLGVFTCRQIPLDRLFAQFQGKRTGFTKGRDRSFHFGTNEHHIVGMISHLGPQLAVADGIALADLLDKREKVTVVYSGDGGASEGDFHEALNVAAVWGLPVIFIIENNGYGLSTPSNEQFKCQYFIDKGPAYGMDALQIDGNNVLEVYDTVRQAAYSIRKNPRPMLIEAMTFRMRGHEEASGTKYVPQELFERWAKKDPVENFEKYLLDEKVLTPKSLAAVREEIRAEIEQGLETAFNTPMPVADPKEELADMYAPFIQTVMTPKDSARTDKRFVDAISDGLKQSLERYPELVVMGQDIAEYGGVFKVTEGFVEKFGKERIRNTPLCESAILGVGLGMSIKKKKSVVEMQFADFVTSGFNQVVNNLAKTHYRWGQNADVVVRMPTGAGAAAGPFHSQSNEAWFFHTPGLKIVYPSTPYDAKGLLNAAIEDPNPVMYFEHKMLYRSLTESIPDDYYTVEIGRARLAQEGTDLSIITYGMGVHWAKQLLATMPDASVDVLDLRTLLPWDKEAVRQTVAKTGRVLVLHEDTITGGIGAEIAAWISEHCFEQLDGPVVRVGGLDTAIPFAPPLEQEFLPVKRLREKVEHLLNF; this is translated from the coding sequence ATGAATTTCAATAGAAAAGACTATACCGACGATGATTTACTGATGTTGTACCGCGGCATCCTCAAACCAAGAATGATTGAGGAGAAGATGCTGATTCTACTGCGTCAGGGGAAAGTGAGCAAGTGGTTCTCGGGCATCGGGCAAGAGGCTATCTCGGTGGGCTCTACCTTGGCCCTGGAGCCAGACGAGTACATTCTGCCCTTGCACCGCAACCTGGGCGTGTTCACCTGCCGTCAGATTCCGTTGGACAGGTTGTTCGCGCAGTTCCAGGGTAAGCGCACCGGTTTCACCAAAGGCCGGGACCGTTCCTTCCACTTCGGGACCAATGAGCACCACATTGTAGGCATGATTTCGCACCTGGGCCCGCAGTTGGCTGTGGCAGACGGTATTGCCCTGGCAGACCTGTTGGACAAGCGCGAGAAAGTAACCGTGGTATACAGCGGGGATGGCGGCGCCAGCGAAGGAGACTTCCATGAGGCCCTGAACGTGGCCGCCGTGTGGGGCCTGCCGGTCATCTTCATTATTGAGAACAACGGTTATGGACTGTCTACGCCTAGCAACGAGCAGTTCAAGTGCCAATACTTTATAGACAAAGGCCCGGCCTATGGCATGGACGCCTTGCAGATAGACGGCAACAACGTGCTAGAAGTCTATGACACTGTGCGTCAGGCCGCCTACAGCATCAGAAAGAATCCGCGCCCCATGCTCATTGAGGCGATGACCTTCAGAATGCGCGGACACGAGGAAGCATCCGGAACCAAATACGTGCCGCAGGAGCTGTTTGAGCGCTGGGCGAAGAAGGACCCGGTAGAGAACTTTGAGAAGTACCTGCTGGATGAAAAGGTGTTAACGCCTAAGTCACTGGCCGCGGTTAGAGAAGAAATTAGAGCCGAGATAGAGCAAGGTTTAGAAACTGCGTTCAATACGCCAATGCCGGTCGCGGACCCTAAAGAGGAGTTAGCTGACATGTACGCGCCGTTCATCCAGACGGTCATGACGCCCAAGGACAGCGCCCGCACTGATAAGCGCTTCGTGGATGCTATCTCAGATGGTTTAAAGCAGAGTTTGGAGCGCTACCCAGAGTTGGTGGTGATGGGCCAGGACATCGCGGAATACGGTGGCGTCTTCAAAGTCACCGAGGGCTTCGTGGAGAAGTTTGGGAAGGAGCGCATCCGTAACACGCCATTGTGCGAGAGTGCCATTCTAGGTGTGGGTCTGGGCATGTCCATTAAGAAAAAGAAGTCGGTGGTGGAGATGCAGTTTGCAGACTTCGTGACCTCAGGCTTTAACCAAGTGGTGAACAACCTGGCCAAGACGCATTACCGCTGGGGCCAGAACGCCGATGTGGTGGTGCGCATGCCTACGGGTGCCGGGGCCGCCGCGGGTCCGTTCCACAGCCAAAGCAATGAAGCTTGGTTCTTCCATACGCCGGGCTTGAAGATTGTGTACCCAAGTACGCCGTATGACGCCAAAGGCCTTTTGAATGCCGCCATTGAAGACCCGAATCCGGTCATGTATTTTGAGCACAAGATGCTGTACCGCTCACTCACAGAATCTATCCCGGATGATTATTACACCGTAGAAATCGGTCGCGCCAGACTGGCTCAGGAAGGAACCGACTTGTCTATCATTACCTACGGCATGGGCGTACACTGGGCGAAGCAGTTGCTGGCCACCATGCCAGACGCCAGCGTAGACGTTTTGGATTTGCGTACCCTATTGCCTTGGGACAAAGAAGCGGTGCGCCAGACCGTGGCCAAAACCGGCCGCGTATTGGTCTTGCATGAAGATACTATCACGGGCGGCATTGGCGCCGAGATTGCCGCTTGGATATCGGAGCATTGCTTTGAGCAGTTGGATGGACCAGTAGTACGCGTGGGCGGTCTGGATACTGCTATTCCGTTTGCGCCGCCGCTGGAGCAGGAGTTCTTGCCTGTCAAGCGCTTACGAGAGAAAGTAGAGCATCTGCTTAACTTCTAA